One window of Trifolium pratense cultivar HEN17-A07 linkage group LG5, ARS_RC_1.1, whole genome shotgun sequence genomic DNA carries:
- the LOC123883279 gene encoding uncharacterized hydrolase YNR064C-like isoform X2 gives MATMEKEINGGKYSDGPNPSDEWFKQGKMVKAYSTPGTGEKAKDPIFGLTMGTSSQATGDRFRWFCVEKGNAENPSVILIHGFPSQAYSYRKVLPVLSKDYHTITFDWLGFGFSDKPQPKYGFDYTLDEYVSSLESLIDELAVTKVSLVVQGYFSPVVVKYASIHPEKINNLILINPPLTAQHAKLPSTLSIFSNFLLGEIFSQDPLRASDKALTSCGPYKMKEEDAMVYRRPYLTSGSSGFALNAIARTMKKDLKRYVEDMQRILNDKSWNVGTTICWGQRDRWLSYDGVEDFCKGSNHKLIEVPRAGHHAQEDCGEELGQLIYGIIRKKN, from the exons ATGGCAACAATGGAAAAAGAGATAAA TGGAG GAAAATATTCAGATGGGCCTAATCCAAGTGATGAATGGTTTAAGCAAGGGAAAATG GTTAAAGCCTATTCAACTCCTGGAACTGGTGAAAAGGCGAAAGATCCAATTTTCGGGCTAACAATGGGCACTAGTTCACAAGCTACCGGAGATCGTTTCAG ATGGTTTTGTGTCGAAAAAGGAAATGCTGAAAATCCTTCAGTCATATTAATCCATGGTTTCCCTTCACAG GCATATTCTTATCGCAAAGTTCTTCCGGTACTCTCCAAGGACTATCATACCATAACATTTGATTGGCTAG GATTTGGATTTTCTGATAAGCCTCAACCCAAATATGGATTTGACTACACCCTTGACG AATATGTGTCATCATTGGAGTCACTTATTGATGAACTTGCTGTTACTAAAGTCTCACTTGTTGTCCAG GGATATTTTTCACCAGTTGTAGTTAAGTATGCCAGCATTCACCCGGAGAAGATTAACAACTTAATACTCATTAATCCACCc TTAACAGCTCAACATGCCAAGCTTCCATCAACATTGTCCATATTCAGCAATTTTCTGCTAGGTGAAATATTTTCACAG GATCCATTAAGGGCCAGTGACAAAGCCCTAACAAGCTGTGGACCCTACAAAATGAAAGAAGAAGATGCAATGGTTTATAGAAGACCTTATCTCACATCTGGCTCTTCAGGCTTTGCATTGAATGCAATTGCCAGGACCATGAAAAAAGACCTCAAG aGGTATGTGGAGGATATGCAGAGAATACTAAACGACAAAAGTTGGAACGTTGGAACCACGATATGTTGGGGACAGAGAGATCGATGGTTGAGTTATGATGGAGTGGAAGATTTCTGCAAAGGTTCAAATCATAAACTTATTGAAGTTCCAAGG GCTGGACATCATGCACAGGAAGATTGCGGCGAAGAGCTTGGACAACTTATTTATGGAATAATAAGGAAAAAGAACTAA
- the LOC123883278 gene encoding ubiquitin-like-conjugating enzyme ATG10, with product MDLKEAVKDKIPWDGTLPLNEFSLSASTFSDKWKMFNHSFPPWLWNPCPKHHLNSSHKVEGYLSLENVCLVKSCEEEKNHGSLSWKAESNISQAEEPFDHATLVCPEFEANHYDFHIVYSPSYRVPVLYFRSYYSDGQPLPLSEIEKDLPGHSAELLLESKWTFITQEEHPYLNRPWYKLHPCGTRDWMKLLLSDTYTSSNKNFIEQYLVSWFSVVGQVVGLKISLEMLNIEEKKLFETTASDIFE from the exons ATGGACCTCAAAGAAGCTGTTAAGGACAAAATCCCATGGGATGGAACTCTCCCTTTAAATGAATTTTCCCTTTCTGCTTCTACATTTTCTGATAAGTGGAAAATGTTCAATCATTCATTTCCTCCATGGCTGTGGAACCCTTGTCCAAAACACCATTTGAATTCTTCTCATAAG GTGGAAGGATACTTATCACTTGAGAATGTGTGTCTTGTCAAGTCATGCGAG GAAGAAAAGAACCACGGAAGTCTGTCATGGAAAGCAGAGAGCAACATCTCACAGGCAGAAGAGCCCTTTGATCATGCAACTTTAGTTT GTCCAGAGTTTGAAGCAAACCACTATGATTTTCACATTGTCTACAGTCCATCATATAGAGTTCCGGTGTTGTATTTCCGTTCATACTATAGTG ATGGACAGCCTTTGCCGCTCAGTGAAATCGAAAAGGATCTTCCTGGTCATTCTGCAGAGTTGCTACTAGAATCAAAATGGACATTTATAACTCAAGAG GAACATCCATATTTGAATAGACCATGGTACAAGTTACATCCATGTGGGACAAGGGACTGGATGAAACTGCTTTTAAGCGATACATATACATCTTCGAATAAAAACTTTATCGAACAATATCTGGTGTCTTGGTTTTCGGTTGTTGGTCAAGTGGTAGGCCTTAAAATCTCTTTGGAAATGTTgaatattgaagaaaaaaagttgTTTGAAACTACAGCATCCGACATTTTCGAATAG
- the LOC123883277 gene encoding hemolysin A-like, whose protein sequence is MALQFVKHQQLRGLQSETTLNFFSFLRTLKLPGTVRWVSGQIPVKGSFRSYATAKSEKIIPIKKKKRLDEACLEKYQQYSRSIIQSWILQGKVYVNGKVINKAGTPVSEKSVVEIIAEVPKYVCRAGHKLEGAIEQLGVDVAGKVALDSGLSTGGFTDCLLQYGASHVYGVDVGYGQVAEKIRKDERVSIIERTNLRYLKELPQKVDLVTLDLSFISILTVMPAVVSVMKEDAALVTLVKPQFEAQRSQVGKGGIVKDPVVHQEVLEKITKGVESFGFCSKGWIESPLKGAEGNTEFLVHFSRIHNKSAQNHEEIREEFHA, encoded by the exons ATGGCGTTACAGTTTGTGAAACATCAGCAGTTACGAGGTTTGCAGAGCGAGACAACCTtaaatttcttttctttcctacGAACTCTTAAGCTCCCAGGAACAG TGAGATGGGTCAGTGGTCAAATACCAGTTAAAGGTTCCTTTAGGAGCTATGCTACTGCAAAATCAGAAAAGATTATACCAATCAAGAA GAAAAAGAGGCTAGACGAAGCATGCCTTGAAAAATATCAGCAATACAGTAGATCCATCATCCAGTCATGGATTTTGCAAG GAAAAGTATATGTGAATGGGAAGGTGATTAATAAAGCCGGTACCCCTGTGTCCGAAAAATCTGTAGTGGAGATTATTGCTGAAGTTCCCAAATATGTATGTAG AGCTGGACATAAGTTAGAAGGTGCCATTGAACAGCTTGGTGTTGATGTGGCTGGTAAAGTGGCTCTCGATTCTGGGCTATCAACTGGAGGGTTTACTGACTGTTTACTTCAGTATGGTGCATCACATGTTTATGGGGTTGATGTAGGTTATGGACAG GTAGCAGAAAAAATACGAAAAGATGAACGTGTATCTATTATAGAGCGGACAAATTTAAGATATCTCAAAGAACTCCCCCAAAAGGTTGATTTGGTGACACTAGACCTTTCGTTCATCTCTATTCTTACG GTCATGCCTGCTGTGGTAAGTGTCATGAAGGAAGATGCTGCCTTAGTGACTTTGGTTAAACCACAATTTGAAGCTCAGAGATCTCAA GTAGGAAAGGGAGGGATAGTGAAAGACCCCGTTGTCCATCAAGAG GTTCTTGAGAAGATTACAAAGGGAGTAGAGAGTTTTGGTTTCTGCAGCAAAGGTTGGATTGAGTCTCCTCTCAAAGGTGCCGAGGGTAATACAGAATTCCTTGTTCACTTTAGCAGAATCCATAACAAAAGTGCTCAAAATCATGAAGAAATTAGAGAAGAATTTCATGCTTGA
- the LOC123883280 gene encoding probable polygalacturonase At3g15720 — translation MQGFIIFVLIFGFISPCLCTGLNVDTENNIFNVLQYGARGDGKSDDSQAFLSAWSRACKAVGMSTLVIPAGRSFMVTKLNFNGPCTAKILIQLEGEIIAPPKAAWKGGLIWISVEYVNGLTIDGNNQGILHGQGPTWWQCPTCNRPMMLFFHSCKGLNVRKLRIRNSPRSHISITMCQDATFSNIAINSPVTSPNTDGFDIAHSSNILIEDSYIKSGDDCIALNGGSFFVNATGVTCGPGHGISVGSLGRNGANDQVSNIYVRNCTFIGTTNGARIKTFSGGSGYAKQITFEQIILVNVLNPIIIDQNYHIVPKETDVSVSDVTYRGFTGTSASDVAIALKCRKKTSSFCINAHGSARNTIPSVSCLK, via the exons ATGCAAgggtttattatttttgttttgatttttggttttatttcgCCTTGTCTATGTACGGGGTTGAATGTTGATAccgaaaataatattttcaatgTTCTCCAATATGGTGCGCGTGGCGATGGCAAATCTGACGATTCACAA GCGTTTCTTAGTGCATGGAGTCGTGCGTGTAAAGCAGTTGGAATGTCAACACTAGTAATTCCAGCAGGAAGATCATTCATGGTGACGAAATTAAATTTTAACGGTCCTTGCACTGCCAAAATTCTCATTCAg CTTGAAGGGGAAATAATTGCACCTCCCAAAGCAGCGTGGAAAGGTGGGTTAATTTGGATTAGCGTGGAATATGTAAATGGACTGACAATTGATGGTAATAACCAAGGAATACTCCATGGACAAGGTCCTACTTGGTGGCAATGCCCTACTTGTAATCGACCTATG ATGTTATTTTTTCATTCCTGCAAGGGTCTCAATGTCAGAAAATTAAGGATCAGGAATAGCCCAAGATCTCATATATCCATTACTATGTGTCAGGATGCAACATTTTCTAATATAGCCATTAATTCTCCTGTTACTAGCCCCAACACTGATGGATTTGACATTGCTCATTCGAGCAATATCTTGATAGAAGATTCCTATATAAAATCtg GTGATGATTGTATTGCTCTCAATGGTGGTTCCTTTTTTGTCAATGCAACTGGGGTTACTTGTGGACCAGGACATGGGATAag TGTTGGTAGCCTCGGTCGAAATGGAGCTAATGATCAAGTTTCTAATATTTATGTACGAAATTGTACTTTTATTGGGACTACAAATGGAGCAAGAATCAAGACATTTTCG GGTGGATCAGGTTATGCAAAACAAATTACATTTGAACAAATCATTCTTGTTAATGTTTTGAACCCAATAATTATAGATCAAAATTACCATATTGTACCCAAG gAAACAGATGTGTCTGTAAGTGATGTGACATATCGAGGATTTACCGGAACTTCTGCTAGCGATGTAGCTATTGCTTTAAAATGTA GAAAGAAGACTTCATCTTTTTGTATAAATGCTCATGGATCAGCTAGAAATACTATTCCAAGTGTTTCTTGCCTTAAATGA
- the LOC123883276 gene encoding FRIGIDA-like protein 3, whose product MEEKDSVATLMDSTTSKIQQLQKAFAELESYRAVTLNMKWKELEEHFHGLEKSLKRRFHELEDQEKVFENKTMKAREMLKKQEAAVFAKEQATLQRLQEKRDAATFAIINAREKHRKVSQKDLAIVSNGGQGTSCMEEKPMDAVSNVTEGHIEDVKLSFENGNGNVDLVSYPELLKLCQEMDTAGLHKFIPDNRKNLAAIREEIPHALRASPNAACLVLDSLEGFYCMEVSSHDIKKDANLLGLRRTCIMLMECLSDFLSNSARVSNLVSKDIKERAKAVAEEWKPKLDALDMDASNGNSLEAHAFLQLLASFDIASGFDEEELSRLIPMVSRRRQTADLCCSLGLSEKMPGVIEVLVNSGRQIDAVNLAFAFDLTKQFSPVTLLKSYLKDARNSCSPGKSGNSSPTAQIEVNERELIAHKAVIKCIEEHKLDEQYPLDPLLKRVVQLEKAKADKKREAEATKPQPKRPRANNMGYGPRVTNIPSDKTSYPRVADRYPQTQYVYDRPYMYPAPTDNHCPPVLGNAHYNFSHNHGNYFGNGYQYQATYLH is encoded by the exons ATGGAAGAAAAAGATTCAGTGGCTACACTGATGGATTCGACAACTTCTAAGATACAACAACTGCAGAAGGCATTTGCTGAACTTGAAAGTTATCGAGCTGTTACTCTTAACATGAAATGGAAAGAACTGGAGGAACATTTTCACGGGCTCGAGAAATCCTTGAAGAGGCGCTTTCATGAGTTAGAAGATCAAGAAAAAGTGTTCGAAAACAAGACAATGAAAGCTCGTGAAATGTTGAAGAAGCAGGAAGCAGCTGTTTTTGCCAAGGAACAAGCTACATTGCAAAGGCTTCAAGAGAAAAGAGATGCTGCTACATTTGCCATTATAAATGCTCGAGAAAAGCACAGGAAGGTTTCACAAAAAGATTTAGCCATTGTCTCTAATGGGGGTCAAGGTACATCATGTATGGAGGAGAAACCAATGGATGCTGTTTCTAATGTGACGGAAGGTCACATAGAAGATGTGAAACTTTCTTTtgaaaatggaaatggaaatgtGGACTTGGTCTCTTATCCGGAGTTGCTAAAACTTTGTCAGGAGATGGATACTGCTGGACTGCACAAATTCATACCGGACAACCGTAAGAACCTTGCTGCTATAAGGGAGGAAATACCACATGCATTAAGAGCTTCTCCTAATGCGGCCTGTTTAGTCTTAGATTCCTTGGAAGGATTTTACTGCATGGAAGTGTCAAGTCATGATATTAAGAAGGATGCTAACTTATTAGGTCTTCGCCGGACCTGTATCATGCTGATGGAATGTCTGAGTGATTTCCTGAGCAATTCAGCCCGTGTTTCTAATTTAGTTTCGAAAGATATCAAGGAACGGGCAAAGGCAGTTGCtgaagaatggaaacctaaattGGATGCTCTTGACATGGATGCCAGTAACGGGAATTCCTTGGAGGCTCATGCGTTTTTGCAACTTCTAGCCAGTTTTGATATAGCGTCTGGTTTTGATGAGGAGGAGTTATCCAGGCTAATTCCAATGGTGTCTCGGCGTCGCCAAACTGCTGATTTATGCTGTAGCCTTGGATTATCAGAGAAGATGCCTG GTGTAATTGAGGTTTTGGTGAACAGTGGGAGGCAAATTGACGCAGTTAACTTGGCTTTTGCATTTGATCTAACGAAACAGTTTTCTCCTGTTACCTTGCTGAAGTCTTATTTGAAGGATGCTAGAAATTCTTGCTCACCTGGCAAAAGTGGTAACTCATCCCCCACTGCACAG ATTGAAGTTAATGAACGAGAGTTGATTGCTCATAAAGCTGTAATCAAGTGCATCGAAGAACACAAACTTGATGAGCAGTATCCTCTAGATCCTCTCCTGAAACGAGTTGTTCAACTTGAGAAGGCCAAAGCTGACAAAAAGAGGGAAGCCGAAGCGACAAAGCCTCAACCGAAGAGACCTCGAGCTAATAATATGGGATACGGTCCCCGTGTCACTAACATTCCTTCCGACAAAACTTCTTATCCTAGAGTTGCTGACAGGTACCCACAAACGCAATATGTGTATGACCGACCTTACATGTACCCTGCACCAACCGACAATCACTGTCCTCCCGTCCTCGGCAATGCACATTATAACTTCTCTCATAATCATGGCAACTACTTTGGAAACGGCTATCAGTACCAAGCTACATATCTTCACTAG
- the LOC123883279 gene encoding uncharacterized hydrolase YNR064C-like isoform X1: MTIQAFHASSSYFNSHLHSCSKKHLLSRKYLKLKCSTSSNGNNGKRDKDDYLLDAPVSVGDGFSFSGGKYSDGPNPSDEWFKQGKMVKAYSTPGTGEKAKDPIFGLTMGTSSQATGDRFRWFCVEKGNAENPSVILIHGFPSQAYSYRKVLPVLSKDYHTITFDWLGFGFSDKPQPKYGFDYTLDEYVSSLESLIDELAVTKVSLVVQGYFSPVVVKYASIHPEKINNLILINPPLTAQHAKLPSTLSIFSNFLLGEIFSQDPLRASDKALTSCGPYKMKEEDAMVYRRPYLTSGSSGFALNAIARTMKKDLKRYVEDMQRILNDKSWNVGTTICWGQRDRWLSYDGVEDFCKGSNHKLIEVPRAGHHAQEDCGEELGQLIYGIIRKKN, encoded by the exons ATGACTATTCAAGCCTTTCATGCTTCTTCTAGTTACTTCAATTCCCACCTTCATTCTTGTTCCAAAAAGCATTTACTTTCAAGGAAGTATCTGAAGTTGAAGTGTAGTACTTCTTCAAATGGCAACAATGGAAAAAGAGATAAA GATGATTATCTTCTGGATGCTCCTGTTTCTGTTGGTGATGGTTTCTCTTTCAGTGGAG GAAAATATTCAGATGGGCCTAATCCAAGTGATGAATGGTTTAAGCAAGGGAAAATG GTTAAAGCCTATTCAACTCCTGGAACTGGTGAAAAGGCGAAAGATCCAATTTTCGGGCTAACAATGGGCACTAGTTCACAAGCTACCGGAGATCGTTTCAG ATGGTTTTGTGTCGAAAAAGGAAATGCTGAAAATCCTTCAGTCATATTAATCCATGGTTTCCCTTCACAG GCATATTCTTATCGCAAAGTTCTTCCGGTACTCTCCAAGGACTATCATACCATAACATTTGATTGGCTAG GATTTGGATTTTCTGATAAGCCTCAACCCAAATATGGATTTGACTACACCCTTGACG AATATGTGTCATCATTGGAGTCACTTATTGATGAACTTGCTGTTACTAAAGTCTCACTTGTTGTCCAG GGATATTTTTCACCAGTTGTAGTTAAGTATGCCAGCATTCACCCGGAGAAGATTAACAACTTAATACTCATTAATCCACCc TTAACAGCTCAACATGCCAAGCTTCCATCAACATTGTCCATATTCAGCAATTTTCTGCTAGGTGAAATATTTTCACAG GATCCATTAAGGGCCAGTGACAAAGCCCTAACAAGCTGTGGACCCTACAAAATGAAAGAAGAAGATGCAATGGTTTATAGAAGACCTTATCTCACATCTGGCTCTTCAGGCTTTGCATTGAATGCAATTGCCAGGACCATGAAAAAAGACCTCAAG aGGTATGTGGAGGATATGCAGAGAATACTAAACGACAAAAGTTGGAACGTTGGAACCACGATATGTTGGGGACAGAGAGATCGATGGTTGAGTTATGATGGAGTGGAAGATTTCTGCAAAGGTTCAAATCATAAACTTATTGAAGTTCCAAGG GCTGGACATCATGCACAGGAAGATTGCGGCGAAGAGCTTGGACAACTTATTTATGGAATAATAAGGAAAAAGAACTAA